A stretch of DNA from Nonlabens ponticola:
TCAAAAGGTATGTACATACTATCGTAAGCTTCAGCATAGTATTCATCAGGAATATCTTCTGTATCCCAGATAAGCTCTTCTCTCCAATTTAATTTGCGGCCCTCGTATCCAGTCTCGCCCAAACCAACATAATTGTCAATAACATACTGCTCCCATACTGTTGGGTTTTGATTGTTGGCATCAACAAAGGCAAAATCACCAGTGCCACCGCTACCAGCAGTAAGACCTTCATCATCAGCAATAATCGCTAACCTCATTCTAAGAGTAGAATCACGTACCCAATTAGTAAATTGGCGGTATTCAGAATTAGTTATTTCCGTCTCATCCATATAAAAGGAGGAAACTGTAACAGTTTTGGCAGGAGCATTTTGCACAGCAGCAATATCGTCGTCTGCCTTACCCATAATGAAAGATCCACCTGGAACTAGTGTCATTCCATACGGTTTTTCTGGATACCATTTTTTACCATCTACGCCTACTAATTGACCGCGATCGCCCTTACCACAACTAGCAAGAAAAACAACCATCACGACGAGCATGAGTAACTTTTTCATATGTAAATCCCTATTAGAAACGAATTTCAAGCTGGTAAACCTATTGTAAAGAATTTAATTACCAAACTATAATTCTCTTGTTAACGTTAATTTTAAAAGGTGCAAGATAGTTATTATACCTCATTTTTTTGCCTGGCTTTTAGCCATCTTTTTGGCAAAATTTGGTCGGCTGCCATGAGGTAGTCATTCTTATCACAGGGTAATAACGTGTACTGCTTTAATTTATTATTGAGATTTGAGATAAACGGCAGCTCAATCCACCATCGCCCTGTTTTACTGGACTCATAGAAGATAAGCGTCTGGTCGTCTACTGGTACTTTGTACTTTTTAAAGCCCCTATTTATGTCTATTGGGTACTCACCGCTACGGTATGAGTAGCCTTCAATGAAGTACCAAAGTGCCTGCGCAATGACCTTACTACCTGCTAATGAAATGCCATCAAACAGTTCAAAAAAACCTACCGCCTTTAGTCGATCACTTAATCCAGAATATCTCGATAAACTGCATAATTGAGCTGAAGAAAATCCATTAGGCTCTCCATTTGGATTTTGTAGGTCGGCTGCCTTGACACTTTTCAAGTCAAAACCTATGAGATCTGCATCTCGCAAAATAGGTTCGGCTAATTTTATATCTGCATCCAATTCACCCAATCTAATTGCGTCAAAATACATACGCTCTAGAAGATCAATCTCGTCCTGTGAATTGTAATAGGTTTGAAACCCTAAATTGCTGTAATTAAATAAATTATAAGGCTCATTAGCTACCATCTTGCCTATGTAGCTGCGACTGGTAATGGACTCCTCAATATTCCCTAGATCAAAACAATTATCTACATTGACAACATTAATCATACTCTTGATGGAGTCAAACGACCGATACATGGGATACATGAGATCTTGACTACCGCCAATGATGACTGGTATGATGTCTTGATCTATTAAAAATTCCGTGATCTTTTGAACTACAAAATAAGTATCGGTAACACTTTCTCCTGGAAGTACATTACCCAAATCAACTATGCGAG
This window harbors:
- a CDS encoding formimidoylglutamase, with the translated sequence MALEYLTPISDTAVAHAKMQDQQALGNNILLHSNQDGLPDLDQIDIAIIVVLENRNDLNAMSPLSSVDAVRTAFYELFPGNWPTRIVDLGNVLPGESVTDTYFVVQKITEFLIDQDIIPVIIGGSQDLMYPMYRSFDSIKSMINVVNVDNCFDLGNIEESITSRSYIGKMVANEPYNLFNYSNLGFQTYYNSQDEIDLLERMYFDAIRLGELDADIKLAEPILRDADLIGFDLKSVKAADLQNPNGEPNGFSSAQLCSLSRYSGLSDRLKAVGFFELFDGISLAGSKVIAQALWYFIEGYSYRSGEYPIDINRGFKKYKVPVDDQTLIFYESSKTGRWWIELPFISNLNNKLKQYTLLPCDKNDYLMAADQILPKRWLKARQKNEV